The Streptomyces collinus DNA segment GCCGGTGCGGGCCTGCTCCAGGGCCTTGGGGACGTCCTTGACCTGCACGGTCAGCGAGGCCGTACGGATGATGTGGCTCGCGGTGACCTTCGGCGGCGCCGTGGCCCTGGCGCCGCTCCCGGCACCCCCGGGGGCGGCCTCCGCCGAGCCGGCCTTGTCGTCCGCCCGGGACGCGGCGGCCCCGCGGTCGGCGGCGGAACCGCTGCCGCCGCTGTCGTCCCCGCCGCCGCACCCGGTGAGCGCGAGGCCGGCGGCCAGCAGGAGGGCCACCGGGGCCGGGGCGAGGCGTCGTACGGATCGTCGTGTGCGCATGCGGGCATCCCCCGAGGGTCGATTCTGCTGACGCTTCTTCGACGCCCGGACGGGGCCGGACGTTTGGCCCGGGACGGTTCCGATGCGGTCACGGTCGGGACTCGTGAAGGACACCGGGGCGCGGCGGCGCCGTCGGTGGGGTCTGAGAGGCTGGGGCCATGCGCGAAGTTCAAGGGCAGGTCGTCGTCATCGGGGCGGGCATCGCGGGACTGGCCGCCGCACACCGGCTGCTGGAGCGCGGGGCGCGGGTGACCGTGCTGGAGGCGTCCGGCCGGGTCGGCGGCAAGCTGCTGCCCGGCGAGGTCGCGGGTGCCCGCGTCGACCTCGGCGCCGAGTCGATGCTGGCCCGCCGCCCCGAGGCGGTGGCGCTCGCCCGCGATGTGGGCCTCGCCGACCGCCTCCAGCCCCCGGCCACGGCGACCGCCTCGCTCTGGACCCGTGGCGCCCTGCGCCCCTTCCCCAAGGGGCATGTGATGGGCGTGCCCGGCACCGCGTCCGCCCTGGCCGGCGTGGTCTCCGAGGAGGGCCTCGCCCGCATCGAGCGGGACGCCGAGCTGCCCCGCACCGAGGTCGGCGACGACGTGGCGGTGGGGGAGTACGTGGCGGAGCGCCTCGGCCGCGAGGTCGTCGACCGCCTGCTGGAGCCCATGCTGGGCGGGGTGTACGCGGGCGACGCGTACCGCATCTCCATGCGCTCGGCCGTCCCGCAGCTCTTCCAGGTCGCCCGGACCCACGCCTCCCTGACGGAAGGGGTCCGCGAGCTCCAGGCCAAGGCGGCCGCCGCGCAGCAGACCGGCCCGGTGTTCATGGGCATCCGGGGCGGCATCGGCACCCTGCCGCTCGCCGTGGCCGACTCGGTCCGGGCGCGCGGGGGCGAGATCCTGACCCGGACGCCGGTGACGGAGCTGCGCCGCACCCCCGAGGGCGGCTGGCAGATCCGCTCCGGGGAGCGGGAGTGGCTCGCGGACGCCGTGGTCCTCGCCGCCCCGGCCCCCGCCGCCGCCCGGCTGCTGCGCGCCGAGAACCCGGCGGCCGCCGCCGAGCTCGACGGCGTCGAGTACGCCTCCATGGCTCTGATCACCCTCGCCTACCGCCGCTCCGGGACGGCCCTGCCCGACGGCAGCGGCTTCCTGGTGCCGCCGGTCGACGGGCGCACCACCAAGGCGTCGACCTTCGCCTCGCAGAAATGGGGCTGGATCGCCGACGAGAACCCGGACCTCGTCGTCCTGCGCACCTCCGTCGGACGGTACGGCGAGACGGAGATCCTCCAGCGCGACGACACCGGCCTGGTCGAGGTCTCCCGGCAGGACCTGAAGGCGGCGACCGGCCTCGACGCCACACCCGTCGCGACCCGCGTCACCCGCTGGGACGACGGCCTGCCCCAGTACCCCGTCGGCCACCACGCGCGCGTGGCCCGCATCCGCGAACACGTCGCCCGCCTCCCCGGCCTCGCCGTCTGCGGTGCCGCGTACGACGGCGTCGGCATCCCCGCCTGCATCGCGAGCGCGTACGCGGCCGTGGACCAGATCCGGGGCGACCTGCGCGGTGTGCAGGAGCTCACCGCCCACCCGGTGCAGAGTCTGCACGGCGGAGCAGGAGAATAAGGCCATGAGCAACGACGCCCCTACCCCCGAGTCCGGCAGGATCCCGAACAAGGGCAAGCTGGCCAAGGACCTCAACGAGGTCATCCGCTACACGCTCTGGTCCGTCTTCAAGCTGAAGGACGTCCTCCCCGAGGACCGCGCCGGGTACGCCGGCGAGGTCCAGGAGCTGTTCGACCAGCTCGCCGCCAAGGACGTGACGATCCGCGGCACGTACGACGTCTCGGGCCTGCGCGCCGACGCCGACCTCATGATCTGGTGGCACGCGGAGACCAGCGACGCGCTGCAGGAGGCGTACAACCTCTTCCGCCGGACGAAGCTGGGCCGCGCCCTGGAGCCGGTCTGGTCGAACATGGCGCTGCACCGCCCCGCCGAGTTCAACCGCGCGCACATCCCGGCGTTCCTCGCCGACGAGACGCCCCGCGACTACGTGAGCGTCTACCCCTTCGTGCGCTCCTACGACTGGTACCTGCTGCCCGACGAGGACCGCCGCCGCATGCTCGCCGACCACGGCAAGATGGCCCGCGGCTACCCGGACGTGCGCGCCAACACCGTCGCCTCGTTCTCCCTCGGCGACTACGAGTGGATCCTCGCCTTCGAGGCCGACGAGCTGTACCGCATCGTCGACCTCATGCGTCACCTGCGCGCCTCGGAGGCCCGTATGCACGTCCGCGAGGAGGTGCCGTTCTACACGGGCCGCCGCAAGGACATCGCCGAGCTGGTCGCCGGTCTGGCCTGATCAGCGGATGCGTTCGACGGCCCCGGCCCGGTCCGGGGCCGTCGGCTTCGGCTCGGCGTGCGGGGCGCACTGCGCGCGTCGTCCCGGCAGCCGCCCCTGGAGCAGATACGCCTCCACGTGGCCGTTGACGCAGGCGTTCGGGCCGCCCGCCAGCCCGTGGGCGCCGGCGTCCCGCTCCGTCACCAGCACCGATCCGGCGAGGCGGTCGCGCAGTTCCAGGGCGCCGTCGTACGGCGTGGCGGCGTCCCGCTCGGCGGCCAGGATCAGCGTCGGCGGCAGCTCGCCCGGCCCGGTGCCGACGTCGAGCGGCCGCTGCCGGGGTGCCCTCCAGTAGGCGCACGGCAGGTTCGTCCACACGTTGTCCCAGGTCTCGAAGGGCGCCCGCCGCGCGAGCCGGGTGTTGTCCCGGTCCCATACCCGCCAGTCCGTCGGCCAGGGAGCGTCGTTGCACTCGACGGCCAGGTAGACCGCGCGTGAGTTCTCCGCCTCGGCCGCCGCCTCCGGGTACTGCTCCGCCTGTTCGACCAGCGGCCGGGAATCGCCCTTGAGGTACGCCGACAGCGCGTGCGCGCGGTGCGGCCACAGGTCGTCGTAGTACCCGGCCTGCAGGAACGCCCCCTGCAACTGCCCCGGTCCGACCTTCCCGCCCGCCGGCTCGGCGGCCAGCCTCGCGCTCGCCCGCTCGTAGCTGCGCAGCACCTCCCGCGCGGTCCTGCCCAGCCCGTAGACGTCGTCGTGCCGGGCGATCCACGCCCGGAAGTCCGCCCAGCGGCGCTCGAACGCCGCCGACCGGGCGAGGTTGTTGCGGTACCAGATCCGCTCGGGGCCTGGGTGGACCACCGAGTCGAACACCATCCGCCGTACGTGCGCGGGGAACAGCGTCGCGTACAGGGCGCCGAAGTAGGTGCCGTACGACGAGCCCATGAAGGTCAGCCGCTCCTCGCCGAGCGCGGCGCGCAGCACGTCGAGGTCACGGGCGTTGTTCAGCGAGTGGTAGTGCCGCAGCGCGTCGCCGGTCCGCTCGGCGCAGCCGCGCGCGTACGCCCGCGCCTGCGCGATGCGTTGCCGCTTGTACGACTCCGAGGGGCGGGACGGCGCCTGTGCGGGCCCGTCGAAGAACTGCTCCGGGTCCTTGCACGACAGCGGCGCCGAACGGCCCACCCCGCGCGGGGCGTAGCCGACGAGGTCATAGGCGGCCGCGATCCGCTTCCACTCGGGGAGCAGGCCGATGAGCGGGAAGTACAGGCCGGTGGCGCCGGGACCGCCCGGGTTGTGGACGAGGGCGCCCTGCCGGGGGACCTTGCGCTTGCTGTTGTAGGGGTCCTTCTGCGTGGCCCGGGCCCTGCTGACGGACAGTTCGATCTGCCGGCCGTCGGGGCGGGCGTAGTCCAGCGGGACGCGCACCGTGGCGCACCGCATGCTGCCCGGCAGGTCCTGCGCGTCGGGGCACGGGCCGAAGGCGACACCGGCCGCCTTCGCGCGCGCGGCGGCCACGGCGGTGCCGCGTCGCTCGGCCGCCCCCGTGCGGTCCTCGGTGTCCGGGGCCGCGGTGAGGGTGCTCAGCAGCAAGGACCCGGCGGCCGAGTAGAGGAGGGCGGCTCTCATCGCGTATCCCTTCGGTGCACGGTGGTGACGAAAGGGATGTTTCGTTCGGCGCAGGGGGAAGGCAAGCACCGTCGGCCGGTGTCGGGCCCGATACCCCGGTGCGCCCCCGGTCCGTCAGTCGTGCGGCTCGCGGTGCGCGAACGCGGCCCGCAGGTCCGGTTCGCCGATCGCGCCGACGCCCCGCACCGCCACCGAGGTGAGGTACGTGCGGTCGTCGGCGGCGCCGTCAGCGCTCCGGGTCAGCCCGCCGAGCAGCCGCTGTCCGGCCGGGGAGGCCCAGCGCGAGTAGGGGTGGATCTCGACCCGCGCGACGGCCAGGCAGCTCAGGGTCAGGGCCAGGGGCAGCGCGAACCACAGGGCGACCAGGTGCCGCGGCATGTCCGGCGGAGCGGGTGTCAGCAACGCGGCCACACCCAGCCCGAGGACGGCGACGGCCGCGACCCGCACCTGCCGTACGGCCGCCGTGACCGTCGTACGGGCGCTGTCCGGGACCGCGAGCCCCGCGCGCACCAGCCCCTCGGCGATCCCGCGCACGGCCTCCGCCGTCGCGGCCGTGGCCCGCACCGGCGCGATACGGGACTGCCCTTCGGGGCCGATGGCGCCTATCACCGACCGCTCCATCTCGTCCCGCCCGCGCGGGTCGACGACCGTCGCCCAGCCGGTGTGGGCCAGCAGCAGACGGCGCTGGCGCGCCATGGCGACCAGGGTCACGTCGGCGACCCGCCGGGGGCCGCCGGAGAGGAACGCCGCCTCGTACAGCGTGAGTTCACGACCGCGGCCGCTGTCCGCGGACACGGCCGCGGCCCGAACGGCGGCCAGACACAGGCGCGTACACGCGGTGCCGGCCACGGCCCAGGCCGCCAGCAGGAAAAGAACCCAGAGCATATGTTGTTTGTATGTGACACCGTCCCGAAAACACCATGCCTCGTTCACAATCCGGACGGAGTGTTGTCGGTATGTGACGTTCCGTTTCTCTTCGGTGGCGTTCCGTAGGCGGGCGGCGGGCACTGTGGATCGGGGGCGGGCACCGTGAGCCGGGCGACTAGCCCAGCCGGGTCCTCTGGGCCGTCCGGACGTCGTCGCGGCGGTGTGCCCCGTGGCCGCCGCCCGTCCGATGGGCCATGTTGCTGACCGTCGAGCCGATCGGGCTCCGGACGGACGCGAGGAGGCCCCGCGGTGGGTGAGCTGTACATCGACGGCGCATGGACACAGGCGGCGGCCGGCGGGCGCCGGGACGTGATCAACCCCTATGACGCCTCGGTCGTCACCACCGTCGACGAAGCCGACGCCACCGACGTCGACCGCGCCGTGCGCGCCGCCCGGCGCGCCTTCGCCGGGGAGGACTGGGCGAACGCCCCCTCCCGCCGCCGCGCCGACCTGCTGATGCGCGTCCACGACCTGCTGCTGCGCGACCGCGAGGACATCGCGCGCACCGAGACGCTCGACACCGGCAAGACACTCACCGAGGCCCGGATCGACGTGGAGGACGTGGCGAACGCCTTCCGCTACTTCGCCGAACTCGCGGGCAAGGACGGGGGCCGGGTCGTCGACGTCGGCCCGGACGTCCTCAGCCGCGTCGTCTACCAGCCCGTCGGCGTGTGCGCGCTCATCGCCCCCTGGAACTACCCGCTGCTGCAGGCCTCCTGGAAGGTCGCGCCCGCGCTCGCCGCCGGCAACACCTTCGTCCTCAAGCCCAGCGAGACGACCCCGCTCACCACCATCGCCATGATCCGGCTCATCGAGGAGGCCGGCGCCCCGCCCGGCGTCGCCAACCTCGTGCTCGGCTCCGGGGCGACCGTCGGCGCGGCCCTGACCGGCCACCCCGACGTCGACCTGGTCTCCTTCACCGGCGGCCTGAACACCGGCCGGGCCATCATGGCCGCCGCCGCCGAGGGACCGCGGAACATCGCCCTGGAACTGGGCGGCAAGAACCCCAACATCGTCTTCGCCGACGCCGACTTCGAGGCCGCCGTCGACTACGCCCTCGACGCCGCCTTCCTGCACTCCGGGCAGGTCTGCTCGGCCGGTTCACGCCTGCTCGTCGAGGACTCCCTGCACGACCGGTTCGTCGAGGCCTACGCCGGGCGCGCCCGGGCGATCCGGCTCGGCAACGGCCTGGAGGAGGGCACCGAGAGCGGCCCGCTCAGCTCCGCCGAGCACCGCGAGAAAGTCGAGGGCTACATCGCCGTCGCCAAGGAGGAGGGCGCCCGGCTCGTCACCGGCGGTACCCGCCCCGACGACCCGGCCCTCGCCGACGGCTTCTTCCTGCTGCCGACGATCTTCGCCGACTGCGACCGGTCCATGCGCATCGTCCAGGAGGAGGTCTTCGGCCCGGTCGTCACCGTCGAGCGCTTCCGCACCGAGGACGAGGCGGTGGAACTGGCCAACGACACCCGCTACGGCCTCGCCGGCGGCGTATGGACCTCGGATGCGAGCCGCGCCCAGCGCGTCGCCCAGCGGCTGCGGCACGGCACCGTGTGGATCAACGACTTCCACCCCTACGTGCCGCAAGCCGAGTGGGGCGGCTTCGGCCGCTCCGGCGTCGGACGCGAACTCGGCCCGACGGGGCTGCGCGAGTACCAGGAGGCCAAGCACATCTACCAGAACCTCGCCCCCGCCCCCTCCGGCTGGTTCAAGGGCTGACCCGCACGCCACACCGCACCACCACGAAAGGCACGGCATGGCCACCACTCCCGCGCACGGCGCCGAGTCCGCCTACGACTACGTCATCGTCGGCGGCGGCACCGCCGGCTGCGTACTCGCCGCCCGGCTGAGCGAGGACCCCGACTGCCGCGTCTGCGTCATCGAGGGCGGCCCCAGTGACGTCGGC contains these protein-coding regions:
- the hemG gene encoding protoporphyrinogen oxidase; protein product: MREVQGQVVVIGAGIAGLAAAHRLLERGARVTVLEASGRVGGKLLPGEVAGARVDLGAESMLARRPEAVALARDVGLADRLQPPATATASLWTRGALRPFPKGHVMGVPGTASALAGVVSEEGLARIERDAELPRTEVGDDVAVGEYVAERLGREVVDRLLEPMLGGVYAGDAYRISMRSAVPQLFQVARTHASLTEGVRELQAKAAAAQQTGPVFMGIRGGIGTLPLAVADSVRARGGEILTRTPVTELRRTPEGGWQIRSGEREWLADAVVLAAPAPAAARLLRAENPAAAAELDGVEYASMALITLAYRRSGTALPDGSGFLVPPVDGRTTKASTFASQKWGWIADENPDLVVLRTSVGRYGETEILQRDDTGLVEVSRQDLKAATGLDATPVATRVTRWDDGLPQYPVGHHARVARIREHVARLPGLAVCGAAYDGVGIPACIASAYAAVDQIRGDLRGVQELTAHPVQSLHGGAGE
- the hemQ gene encoding hydrogen peroxide-dependent heme synthase is translated as MSNDAPTPESGRIPNKGKLAKDLNEVIRYTLWSVFKLKDVLPEDRAGYAGEVQELFDQLAAKDVTIRGTYDVSGLRADADLMIWWHAETSDALQEAYNLFRRTKLGRALEPVWSNMALHRPAEFNRAHIPAFLADETPRDYVSVYPFVRSYDWYLLPDEDRRRMLADHGKMARGYPDVRANTVASFSLGDYEWILAFEADELYRIVDLMRHLRASEARMHVREEVPFYTGRRKDIAELVAGLA
- a CDS encoding alpha/beta hydrolase; translation: MRAALLYSAAGSLLLSTLTAAPDTEDRTGAAERRGTAVAAARAKAAGVAFGPCPDAQDLPGSMRCATVRVPLDYARPDGRQIELSVSRARATQKDPYNSKRKVPRQGALVHNPGGPGATGLYFPLIGLLPEWKRIAAAYDLVGYAPRGVGRSAPLSCKDPEQFFDGPAQAPSRPSESYKRQRIAQARAYARGCAERTGDALRHYHSLNNARDLDVLRAALGEERLTFMGSSYGTYFGALYATLFPAHVRRMVFDSVVHPGPERIWYRNNLARSAAFERRWADFRAWIARHDDVYGLGRTAREVLRSYERASARLAAEPAGGKVGPGQLQGAFLQAGYYDDLWPHRAHALSAYLKGDSRPLVEQAEQYPEAAAEAENSRAVYLAVECNDAPWPTDWRVWDRDNTRLARRAPFETWDNVWTNLPCAYWRAPRQRPLDVGTGPGELPPTLILAAERDAATPYDGALELRDRLAGSVLVTERDAGAHGLAGGPNACVNGHVEAYLLQGRLPGRRAQCAPHAEPKPTAPDRAGAVERIR
- a CDS encoding TIGR04222 domain-containing membrane protein, whose amino-acid sequence is MLWVLFLLAAWAVAGTACTRLCLAAVRAAAVSADSGRGRELTLYEAAFLSGGPRRVADVTLVAMARQRRLLLAHTGWATVVDPRGRDEMERSVIGAIGPEGQSRIAPVRATAATAEAVRGIAEGLVRAGLAVPDSARTTVTAAVRQVRVAAVAVLGLGVAALLTPAPPDMPRHLVALWFALPLALTLSCLAVARVEIHPYSRWASPAGQRLLGGLTRSADGAADDRTYLTSVAVRGVGAIGEPDLRAAFAHREPHD
- a CDS encoding aldehyde dehydrogenase family protein, which gives rise to MGELYIDGAWTQAAAGGRRDVINPYDASVVTTVDEADATDVDRAVRAARRAFAGEDWANAPSRRRADLLMRVHDLLLRDREDIARTETLDTGKTLTEARIDVEDVANAFRYFAELAGKDGGRVVDVGPDVLSRVVYQPVGVCALIAPWNYPLLQASWKVAPALAAGNTFVLKPSETTPLTTIAMIRLIEEAGAPPGVANLVLGSGATVGAALTGHPDVDLVSFTGGLNTGRAIMAAAAEGPRNIALELGGKNPNIVFADADFEAAVDYALDAAFLHSGQVCSAGSRLLVEDSLHDRFVEAYAGRARAIRLGNGLEEGTESGPLSSAEHREKVEGYIAVAKEEGARLVTGGTRPDDPALADGFFLLPTIFADCDRSMRIVQEEVFGPVVTVERFRTEDEAVELANDTRYGLAGGVWTSDASRAQRVAQRLRHGTVWINDFHPYVPQAEWGGFGRSGVGRELGPTGLREYQEAKHIYQNLAPAPSGWFKG